In Brassica napus cultivar Da-Ae unplaced genomic scaffold, Da-Ae ScsIHWf_2615;HRSCAF=3364, whole genome shotgun sequence, a single window of DNA contains:
- the LOC125601594 gene encoding uncharacterized protein LOC125601594, which yields MERSTPVRNPHTSTADLLSWSETPPPDHSSPSAARSHQPSDGISKVLGGGQITEEEAQSLNKLKNCSGYKLKEMTGSGIFTNEPKGVSESDSTTGLRYYQQTLNGVSQISFSADGNVSPKKPTTLTEVAKQRELSGNLLTEADLKSKKQISSAKIEEISGHNIFGPPTEIQPPRSLAAAQQEARRGNRDMGEPAPRNLRTSVKVSNPAGGQSNILFSEEPEVKTSKKIHDQKFQELTGNGIFKGDESPGTGDKQLSSAKLREMSGNNIFADGKSESRDYFGGVRKPPGGESSISLV from the exons ATGGAGAGAAGCACGCCAGTGAGAAACCCTCACACCTCCACCGCCGATCTGCTTTCCTGGTCGGAAACTCCTCCTCCTGATCACTCATCCCCTTCCGCCGCTCGTTCTCACCAG CCGTCAGATGGAATCAGCAAGGTTCTTGGCGGCGGTCAGATCACAGAAGAGGAGGCTCAGTCCCTCAATAAGCT GAAGAACTGCTCAGGTTACAAGTTAAAAGAGATGACTGGCAGTGGCATCTTTACTAATGAGCCCAAAGGCGTCTCTGAATCCGATTCTACTACCGGACTTCGTTACTATCAA caaactCTGAACGGAGTGAGTCAGATATCTTTCAGCGCCGACGGTAATGTCTCCCCCAAGAAACCAACCACTTTAACCGAGGTTGCAAAGCAGAGAGAGCTGAGCGGAAACTTGCTAACCGAGGCGGACCtaaagagcaagaagcagataTCGAGCGCTAAGATCGAGGAGATAAGCGGTCACAACATCTTCGGACCTCCAACTGAGATCCAGCCTCCTCGGTCCTTGGCCGCTGCTCAGCAAGAAGCTAGACGAGGTAACAGAGACATGGGAGAGCCTGCTCCAAGGAACCTTCGCACTTCTGTTAAAGTTTCCAAT CCTGCGGGAGGACAGAGCAACATACTGTTTAGTGAAGAGCCTGAAGTGAAGACGTCGAAGAAGATACATGACCAGAAGTTTCAGGAGCTCACGGGGAATGGTATCTTCAAAGGAGATGAGTCTCCTGGGACTGGAGACAAGCAGCTGAGCTCAGCTAAGCTCAGGGAGATGAGCGGGAACAATATATTTGCAGACGGGAAGTCAGAGTCCCGAGACTACTTTGGAGGTGTGAGGAAGCCACCAGGCGGTGAGAGCAGCATCTCATTGGTCTAA
- the LOC125601593 gene encoding TLD domain-containing protein 2-like → MSKHIYMRSKAVHSVQRSAPPPPLQAPKDESKRNQLDCVTEEKPKEKESFFLSWYKHHLKNFFHAVKFPKERKGTSVVNPDNDDDDEENEYDAGLEKKPMQNKEEPTIVVQAITLPEISDPSLLLKEQSRRSLYTSLPALVQGRKWVLLYSTWRHGISLSTLYRKSQLWPGLSLLVVGDKKGSVFGGLVEAPLIPTDYKYQGTNNTFVFTDKSGQPTVYHSTGANRFYTLCSKDLLALGGGGRFALYLDSELLHGSSACSETYGNSCLANSQDFDVKEVELWGFVYGSKYDEVLSLSRKTETICRWS, encoded by the exons ATGAGTAAACACATATATATGAGAAGCAAAGCAGTGCACTCCGTCCAAAGAtctgctcctcctcctcctcttcaggCTCCCAAA GATGAGTCAAAGAGAAATCAACTAGATTGTGTCACTGAAGAGAAGCCTAAGGAGAAGGAGAgcttcttcttgtcttggtATAAACACCATTTGAAGAACTTTTTTCACGCTGTTAAGTTTCCCAAGGAGCGAAAAGGAACTTCTGTTGTGAATcctgataatgatgatgatgatgaagaaaatgaatatgaTGCTGGCCTGGAGAAGAAGCCCATGCAGAATAAAGAGGAACCAACAATAGTAGTACAAGCAATTACTCTACCTGAAATTTCAGATCCCTCTTTACTGTTAAAAGAGCAGTCGAGACGTTCCCTTTATACTTCACTTCCTGCTCTTGTTCAAGGCAGGAAATGGGTATTGCTCTACAG taCATGGAGGCACGGTATATCACTGTCAACGCTATACAGGAAAAGCCAACTCTGGCCTGGTCTCAGTTTACTG GTTGTCGGAGACAAAAAGGGTTCGGTATTTGGTGGTCTTGTCGAGGCACCTTTGATTCCAACTGATTATAAGTATCAG GGAACCAACAATACATTTGTTTTCACTGATAAGTCTGGACAACCCACAGTATACCATTCCACAG GTGCAAATCGGTTTTACACGTTATGCTCAAAGGACCTCCTAGCTCTCGGCGGTGGTGGACGGTTTGCTCTCTATCTAGACAGTGAgct GCTACACGGATCAAGTGCTTGCTCAGAGACATACGGGAACTCTTGTCTTGCAAACTCTCAGGACTTTGATGTTAAGGAAGTGGAG TTATGGGGATTTGTGTATGGCTCAAAGTATGATGAGGTTCTATCTCTCAGCAGGAAAACCGAGACTATTTGCAGGTGGTCATGA
- the LOC125601595 gene encoding 50S ribosomal protein L23-like has translation MGSRLGRRVVHFANLPIKLLMPTKLTNIHEFALRTIPSATKIEIKRVLESLYGFEVEKVNTLNMDGKKKKRGGLLIAKADYKKAYVTLKNPLSISRDLFPVKFIEEDRKSKVKGSSFVEEEDDKKSHWLDQKERREVGGYGNGKGRRGGGERSASPAKGVASAAAGAKFPWSSMRFGGK, from the coding sequence ATGGGGAGTCGATTGGGAAGACGAGTGGTTCATTTCGCGAATCTCCCGATCAAGCTTCTGATGCCCACGAAACTGACGAACATCCACGAGTTCGCGCTGAGAACGATCCCATCCGCGACCAAGATCGAGATCAAGCGAGTCCTCGAGTCTCTATACGGGTTCGAGGTCGAGAAGGTGAACACTTTAAACATGGacgggaagaagaagaagcgcgGCGGGTTGCTGATAGCGAAGGCGGACTACAAGAAGGCTTACGTCACGCTCAAAAACCCTTTGTCGATTTCTAGAGATCTGTTCCCGGTGAAGTTTATTGAGGAAGATAGGAAGAGTAAAGTGAAAGGATCTAGCTTTGTGGAGGAGGAAGATGATAAGAAGAGTCACTGGCTTGATCAGAAGGAGAGGAGGGAAGTCGGTGGTTATGGTAATGGTAAAGGTCGTCGCGGCGGCGGTGAAAGGTCTGCTTCGCCGGCGAAAGGTGTTGCTTCTGCTGCGGCGGGGGCGAAGTTTCCATGGAGCAGCATGAGATTTGGTGGCAAGTAA